In Candidatus Methylomirabilota bacterium, the following are encoded in one genomic region:
- a CDS encoding TonB family protein, whose translation VGHVVFIAALVAATLSGIWDRPQVHVVNLVASIAAVGNPAGSSASLPARALKPTARALAPDPEPRAREAAIPAEAALPSRAVTPRPGEHDLPPLATPSERRGKTAVEPASRPSVAALGRATGSVSGQGSLTLDVTDFPYAWYLRQVLQKVEERWQTQDRSSEPAQKPRIYVEIRRDGSIAPPRIEQSSGSSFYDRAALRAITEASPFPPLPVDWANPSLRVLFNFDLKRG comes from the coding sequence TGGTGGGCCACGTCGTCTTCATCGCCGCGCTCGTGGCTGCGACGCTTTCGGGAATCTGGGATCGCCCGCAGGTGCACGTGGTCAATCTCGTCGCGTCCATCGCCGCCGTCGGCAATCCGGCGGGGAGCTCGGCGTCCCTGCCGGCGCGCGCGCTCAAGCCAACGGCGCGCGCGCTCGCGCCCGACCCGGAGCCGCGCGCGCGAGAGGCCGCGATACCCGCGGAGGCGGCTCTGCCCTCGCGCGCGGTGACGCCGCGCCCGGGCGAGCACGACCTCCCACCGTTGGCTACGCCCTCGGAGCGGCGCGGCAAGACGGCGGTCGAGCCGGCCTCGCGGCCGTCGGTGGCGGCGCTCGGGCGGGCCACCGGCTCCGTCTCGGGGCAAGGCTCGCTCACGCTCGATGTGACCGATTTCCCCTACGCGTGGTACCTGCGGCAGGTGCTCCAGAAGGTCGAGGAGCGCTGGCAGACGCAGGACCGCTCCAGCGAGCCCGCCCAGAAGCCGCGCATCTACGTCGAGATCCGGCGGGACGGCTCCATTGCGCCCCCCCGCATCGAGCAGAGCTCCGGCAGCAGCTTCTACGACCGTGCCGCACTTCGCGCCATCACGGAGGCGAGCCCGTTCCCGCCGCTTCCCGTGGACTGGGCCAATCCCTCCCTCCGCGTGCTCTTCAATTTCGACTTGAAGCGCGGATGA